One Luteibacter sp. 9135 DNA segment encodes these proteins:
- a CDS encoding OmpA family protein: MKRKGLFLLIGLALGGVGAVHAQESAADTAGNGYDGRWYIAPTVGGYYNDTDRNTNSRQVYYGLGFGKFISNNASIDIFADRTKRDNDGNGHWSNNSYGVAARFYAGAWDSWRPYLLAGVMGSYHHNPSDNGWSPAAELGVGVSKTITDSSDFRVEAGYRYDWDDKTVESENGYGDWFLGFSIVSRFGEPPAAPAPVAAVAPAAPDCSTLDSDGDGVNDCDDKCPATPAGTIVGPDGCPQKVVIDLRGVNFKFDRPKKGETNIGPTLQEPTSDSLGVLDQAVDTLQRYPAVKVTVAGYTDSVGKDAYNQGLSERRAKIVFDYLTSHGIGADRLEGPIGHGESNPIDTNDTAEGRARNRRTELQVQQ; encoded by the coding sequence TTCATGCGCAGGAATCCGCTGCTGACACCGCGGGTAACGGCTATGACGGCCGCTGGTACATCGCACCGACGGTGGGCGGTTACTACAACGACACCGACCGCAACACCAACAGCCGTCAGGTTTACTACGGCCTGGGCTTCGGTAAGTTCATTTCGAACAACGCGTCGATCGACATCTTTGCCGATCGCACCAAGCGCGACAACGACGGTAACGGCCACTGGTCGAACAACAGCTACGGCGTGGCAGCTCGCTTCTACGCTGGTGCCTGGGACAGCTGGCGTCCGTACCTGCTGGCTGGCGTGATGGGTTCGTACCACCACAACCCGTCCGACAACGGCTGGTCCCCGGCTGCCGAGCTCGGCGTCGGCGTGTCGAAGACCATCACCGACAGCTCCGACTTCCGCGTCGAAGCCGGCTACCGCTACGACTGGGACGACAAGACCGTCGAGAGCGAGAATGGCTACGGTGACTGGTTCCTCGGCTTCTCGATCGTCTCGCGCTTCGGCGAGCCGCCGGCAGCTCCGGCTCCGGTCGCTGCTGTCGCTCCGGCCGCTCCGGATTGCTCGACGCTCGACAGCGACGGCGACGGCGTGAACGATTGCGACGACAAGTGCCCGGCCACCCCGGCTGGCACGATCGTCGGCCCGGATGGTTGCCCGCAGAAGGTCGTCATCGACCTGCGTGGTGTCAACTTCAAGTTCGACCGCCCGAAGAAGGGTGAGACGAACATCGGACCGACCCTGCAGGAGCCGACCAGCGACTCGCTGGGCGTTCTCGACCAGGCTGTCGACACCCTGCAGCGTTACCCGGCCGTCAAGGTCACGGTTGCTGGTTACACGGATAGCGTCGGTAAGGACGCTTACAACCAGGGCCTGTCCGAGCGTCGCGCCAAGATCGTGTTCGACTACCTGACCTCGCACGGTATCGGTGCGGATCGTCTGGAAGGTCCGATCGGTCACGGCGAAAGCAACCCGATCGACACGAACGACACGGCCGAAGGCCGCGCTCGTAACCGTCGCACGGAACTGCAGGTTCAGCAGTAA
- a CDS encoding TonB-dependent receptor plug domain-containing protein → MHPSRLASAVLLGLAALPAAAQEADRNTASTLDQIVVTGTHAKDRTVLDSPVPIDVLTPEDLRSAGAVNGELGQALATLLPSFNFPRQSNSGGSDHVRAAQLRGMSPDQVLVLVNGKRFHTSALVNSDSKIGRGTTPVDFNAIPISAIKRIEVLRDGAGAQYGSDAIAGVVNIILDDAPEGGEVDATYGAYHTNFRPGNREITDGQSGYVSAKAGAKLGGDGGFVRAGIEGNNRQPTNRAGRDDIPSWENPSPENLALRGKRNYAAGDPRNENYSGWFNAELPFGDTVRGYAFGMYTQRRTVGDNYFRYPDSDANVPALYPQGYRPESLGYNRDVNLTAGARGRAGEWDIDGSLTWGRNTFDYDLRDTVNVSLGEQSPTRFDIGKYDSTQGTANLDLSRSVEWGSKLFTLATGAEFRHEGFRTYAGDPASYAVGPIVGAPTGAQAGGGLTPQDTADLHRNVGAAYVDLSGDVTERFFADAAGRYEHYDDFGSAWTGKLSARYALTDAFAIRGAASNNLRAPSLSQVGFESTSTGYGADGTLVQGRVLSVNNPIARGLGARDLKAEKSRNYSLGLTARLGERFDASLDVYRIDVDHRVTLSETIAPDGLENYIDARFGVPGVQSVAFFTNAVDTRTRGAELVTNYRQPAFGGNLTLTATYSYNRTSIRHVRDTPPELAALGADAVLFGLEERNTLTDAAPRQRGAFTARWDNSRWSLLGRATRQGSTTRVFDFGGGFVPKQTYAARWQLDAEAEWHATDRLSLALGGQNITDQYPDRSIPDIAYAGNFPYDVISPIGSNGAYWYGRLRYAW, encoded by the coding sequence ATGCACCCGTCCCGCCTCGCTTCCGCCGTCCTGCTCGGTCTTGCCGCCCTTCCCGCCGCCGCTCAGGAGGCCGACCGCAACACCGCCTCCACGCTCGACCAGATCGTGGTCACGGGCACCCACGCCAAAGACCGCACGGTACTGGATTCGCCGGTGCCGATCGATGTGCTCACGCCGGAGGACCTCCGCTCGGCCGGCGCCGTCAACGGCGAGCTCGGCCAGGCCCTGGCCACGCTGCTGCCTTCCTTCAATTTTCCCCGCCAGTCCAACTCGGGCGGCTCCGACCACGTGCGCGCCGCCCAGCTTCGAGGCATGAGCCCAGACCAGGTGCTGGTGCTGGTCAACGGCAAGCGCTTCCACACCTCCGCCCTGGTCAACAGCGACAGCAAGATCGGCCGCGGCACCACGCCGGTGGATTTCAACGCCATTCCGATCAGCGCGATCAAGCGCATCGAGGTGCTGCGCGACGGTGCCGGCGCGCAATACGGATCCGACGCCATCGCGGGCGTGGTCAACATCATCCTCGACGATGCCCCGGAGGGCGGCGAGGTGGACGCCACCTATGGGGCTTACCACACGAATTTCCGCCCCGGGAACCGAGAGATCACCGATGGCCAGAGCGGCTACGTCAGCGCCAAGGCGGGCGCCAAACTCGGGGGCGACGGTGGCTTCGTCCGTGCCGGCATCGAGGGCAACAACCGCCAGCCGACCAACCGGGCCGGCCGGGACGACATCCCCTCCTGGGAGAACCCCTCGCCGGAAAACCTGGCCTTGCGCGGCAAGCGCAACTACGCCGCCGGCGACCCGCGCAACGAGAACTACAGCGGCTGGTTCAACGCCGAACTGCCGTTCGGCGACACCGTGCGCGGCTATGCCTTCGGCATGTATACCCAGCGCCGCACCGTCGGCGACAACTATTTCCGCTATCCCGACAGCGACGCGAACGTGCCGGCGCTCTATCCGCAAGGCTATCGGCCCGAATCGCTCGGCTACAACCGCGACGTCAACCTGACCGCCGGCGCGCGCGGCCGCGCCGGCGAATGGGATATCGACGGCAGCCTGACCTGGGGTCGCAACACCTTCGACTACGACCTGCGCGACACCGTCAACGTGTCCCTGGGCGAGCAAAGCCCCACGCGCTTCGACATCGGCAAGTACGACAGCACGCAGGGCACCGCCAACCTCGACTTAAGCCGATCCGTGGAATGGGGCTCGAAGCTGTTCACGCTGGCAACCGGTGCGGAGTTCCGCCACGAGGGCTTCCGGACCTACGCGGGCGATCCGGCCTCCTATGCGGTGGGGCCGATCGTGGGCGCACCGACCGGCGCGCAGGCCGGCGGCGGCCTGACACCCCAGGACACGGCGGACCTGCATCGCAACGTCGGCGCCGCCTATGTCGATCTCTCCGGCGACGTCACGGAACGCTTCTTCGCCGATGCCGCGGGGCGCTACGAGCACTACGACGACTTCGGCTCCGCGTGGACGGGCAAGCTCAGTGCCCGGTACGCGCTCACCGATGCCTTCGCCATTCGCGGCGCGGCATCGAACAACCTGCGCGCACCCTCGCTCAGCCAGGTCGGCTTCGAATCGACCTCCACGGGCTACGGTGCCGACGGCACCCTGGTGCAGGGCCGTGTGCTCTCGGTCAACAATCCCATCGCGCGCGGGCTGGGCGCACGCGACCTCAAGGCCGAGAAATCCCGCAACTACAGTCTCGGGCTCACCGCCCGCCTGGGCGAGCGCTTCGACGCCTCGCTGGATGTGTACCGCATCGATGTCGACCACCGTGTCACGTTGTCCGAAACCATCGCGCCGGACGGCCTGGAGAATTACATCGACGCACGCTTCGGCGTACCGGGTGTCCAAAGCGTGGCGTTCTTCACCAACGCCGTGGACACGCGCACCCGCGGCGCGGAGCTGGTCACCAACTATCGGCAACCGGCCTTCGGCGGCAACCTCACGCTCACCGCCACCTACAGTTACAACCGCACGTCGATCCGCCACGTCCGCGACACGCCACCGGAACTGGCCGCGCTCGGCGCGGATGCGGTGCTGTTCGGGCTGGAAGAACGCAACACGCTCACCGATGCCGCCCCACGCCAGCGTGGCGCGTTCACCGCACGCTGGGACAACTCGCGCTGGTCGTTACTGGGCCGCGCTACACGACAGGGCAGCACTACGCGGGTGTTCGATTTCGGTGGTGGCTTCGTGCCGAAGCAGACCTATGCGGCGCGCTGGCAGCTGGATGCGGAAGCCGAATGGCACGCCACCGATCGCCTCTCCCTCGCGCTGGGCGGGCAGAACATCACCGACCAATACCCCGATCGCTCGATCCCCGACATCGCCTACGCCGGCAACTTCCCCTACGACGTGATCTCCCCGATCGGCTCGAACGGCGCGTACTGGTACGGGCGGCTCCGCTACGCCTGGTAA
- a CDS encoding DUF3574 domain-containing protein, protein MKVFAGLFLAVSLVTAACAGPAQRGPAAPVAATLQGDTAHPDATRGWVRTELYFGLGRADAHDGVDEAAWRGFLDKDVTPRFPSGLTVVDAYGQWQGKQQAQPERLRSKIVVLLYPDTPAARASVDAIRAAWKAKTGDQSVLRVTQPADVSF, encoded by the coding sequence ATGAAGGTGTTCGCTGGTCTTTTCCTCGCCGTCTCGCTCGTGACGGCCGCCTGTGCCGGCCCCGCGCAGCGCGGCCCGGCCGCACCTGTCGCGGCAACGCTGCAAGGCGATACGGCCCATCCGGATGCCACCCGTGGATGGGTCCGCACGGAGCTCTACTTCGGGCTGGGCCGCGCGGATGCGCACGACGGCGTGGACGAAGCGGCGTGGCGCGGTTTCCTCGACAAGGACGTGACGCCGCGCTTTCCCAGCGGCCTCACCGTGGTCGACGCTTACGGCCAGTGGCAGGGCAAGCAACAGGCACAGCCCGAGCGCCTCCGCTCGAAGATCGTGGTGCTGCTGTATCCCGATACGCCGGCGGCGCGGGCGTCGGTCGACGCCATCCGCGCGGCATGGAAGGCGAAGACGGGCGACCAGTCCGTGCTGCGCGTGACCCAGCCCGCGGACGTGTCCTTCTGA
- the gloA gene encoding lactoylglutathione lyase: MSLSDLTSLPGVTAAPDAVTQGYVFNHTMIRVRDLDASLDFYTRVLGFTPVYRQVHEEAAFTIVYLVLVGDRALIPDDDAERKRWVLSQPGVLELTHNHGTEKDAAFAYHNGNSEPRGFGHLCVSVPDVNAACARFEAMGVAFQKRLSDGRMRHIAFIRDPDQYWIEILQPTPFTA; this comes from the coding sequence ATGTCTCTTTCCGACCTGACATCACTGCCGGGCGTGACCGCCGCGCCGGATGCTGTGACCCAAGGCTACGTGTTCAACCATACGATGATCCGGGTGCGCGACCTAGACGCGTCGCTGGACTTCTATACGCGGGTGCTGGGCTTTACGCCGGTGTACCGGCAGGTGCACGAAGAGGCGGCCTTCACCATCGTTTACCTGGTGCTGGTGGGCGATCGTGCGCTCATTCCGGATGACGACGCGGAGCGCAAGCGCTGGGTGCTGTCGCAGCCGGGCGTGCTGGAGCTGACGCACAACCACGGCACGGAGAAGGATGCCGCCTTCGCCTACCACAACGGCAACAGCGAGCCGCGCGGCTTCGGCCACCTATGCGTGAGCGTGCCAGACGTCAACGCCGCCTGTGCGCGTTTCGAGGCGATGGGCGTGGCGTTCCAGAAGCGCTTGAGCGATGGCCGCATGCGCCATATCGCCTTCATCCGCGACCCGGACCAGTACTGGATCGAGATCCTCCAGCCCACGCCGTTCACCGCCTAA
- a CDS encoding rhomboid family intramembrane serine protease — translation MPTNLPPVTRNLLIANVLVFIAQTLLGDEQTLAVSRWFALWPIGHDLAVDLGGGDIAGIGFRVWQLVTYGFMHGSIMHIVLNMYALYMFGGLIERVMGQRRFVIYYFTCLVAAAVAQLAVVYFFEPGRMYPTVGASGAVFGLLGAFAMLFPREKLMLIPIPIGIPAWLFVTLYGAAELIFGVTGTVSGVAHFAHLGGLFAGLALLWAWGVRPPPRPSF, via the coding sequence ATGCCGACGAACCTGCCCCCGGTCACCCGTAACCTCCTGATCGCCAACGTGCTGGTCTTCATCGCGCAAACGCTGCTAGGCGACGAGCAGACGCTGGCGGTGAGCCGCTGGTTCGCCCTGTGGCCGATCGGCCACGATCTTGCCGTGGACCTGGGCGGCGGCGATATTGCCGGCATCGGATTCCGCGTGTGGCAGCTGGTGACCTACGGCTTCATGCATGGAAGCATCATGCACATCGTGCTGAACATGTACGCGTTGTACATGTTCGGTGGGCTGATCGAGCGCGTGATGGGCCAGCGGCGCTTCGTCATCTACTACTTCACCTGCCTCGTAGCGGCCGCCGTGGCACAGCTGGCGGTGGTGTACTTCTTCGAGCCGGGCCGCATGTACCCGACGGTGGGTGCGTCCGGTGCGGTGTTCGGCCTGCTCGGCGCTTTCGCCATGCTGTTCCCGCGCGAGAAGCTGATGCTGATCCCGATTCCCATCGGTATCCCGGCGTGGTTGTTCGTCACGCTCTATGGCGCCGCCGAACTGATCTTCGGTGTTACCGGCACGGTGTCCGGCGTGGCGCACTTCGCCCACCTGGGCGGGTTGTTCGCCGGGCTGGCGCTGCTGTGGGCGTGGGGCGTCAGGCCGCCGCCACGCCCCTCGTTCTGA